In Woeseia oceani, one DNA window encodes the following:
- a CDS encoding transposase, whose product MKGKRFTEEQIIRILQEAEAGLSVADVCRKHNCSEQSFYRWKSKFGGMAVSEAKRLKELERENAELKKVVAEQTLDIRMLKDVNSRKW is encoded by the coding sequence ATGAAAGGCAAGCGATTTACAGAAGAACAGATCATCCGGATTTTGCAGGAAGCTGAGGCCGGGCTGTCGGTAGCCGATGTCTGCCGCAAGCACAACTGCTCGGAGCAGTCGTTTTACCGGTGGAAGTCGAAGTTTGGCGGCATGGCTGTTTCTGAGGCCAAGCGACTGAAGGAACTCGAACGCGAGAATGCCGAGCTGAAGAAGGTCGTCGCGGAACAGACGCTGGACATTCGGATGTTGAAGGACGTCAACAGCCGAAAGTGGTGA